In Vulpes lagopus strain Blue_001 chromosome 1, ASM1834538v1, whole genome shotgun sequence, a genomic segment contains:
- the LOC121488191 gene encoding LOW QUALITY PROTEIN: ribosome maturation protein SBDS-like (The sequence of the model RefSeq protein was modified relative to this genomic sequence to represent the inferred CDS: inserted 2 bases in 1 codon) — MSLFTPTNQIRLTNVAVVRMKRARKRFEIACYKNKVVGWRSGVEKDLDEVLQTHSVFINVSKGQVAKKEDLISAFGTDDQTEICKQILTKGEVQVSDKERHTQLEQMFRDIATIVADKCVNPETKRPYTVILIERAMKDIHYSVKTNKSTKQQALEVIKQLKEKMQIERAHMRLRFLLPVNEGKKLKEKLKPLIKVIEXEDYGQQLEIVCLIDPGCFREIDELIKKETKGKGSLEVLNLKDVEEGDEKFE, encoded by the exons ATGTCCCTCTTCACCCCCACCAACCAGATCCGCCTCACCAACGTGGCGGTGGTGCGCATGAAGCGCGCCAGGAAGCGCTTCGAAATCGCCTGCTACAAAAACAAAGTGGTGGGCTGGCGGAGCGGCGTGGAAAAAGACCTTGATGAAGTTCTGCAGACCCACTCAGTGTTCATAAACGTTTCTAAAGGTCAGGTTGCAAAGAAGGAAGATCTGATCAGTGCCTTTGGAACAGATGACCAGACAGAAATCTGTAAGCAGATTTTAACTAAAGGAGAGGTTCAAGTATCAGATAAAGAACGGCATACGCAGCTGGAGCAGATGTTCAGGGACATTGCAACTATCGTAGCTGACAAGTGTGTGAACCCTGAAACAAAGAGACCATATACTGTTATCCTTATTGAGAGAGCCATGAAGGACATCCACTATTCAGTCAAAACCAATAAGAGTACAAAACAGCAGGCTTTGGAGGTGATAAAGCAGTTAAAGGAGAAAATGCAGATCGAACGTGCTCACATGAGACTCCGGTTCCTTCTCCCAGTGAATGAAGGGAAGAAGCTGAAAGAAAAGCTCAAGCCACTGATCAAGGTCATAGA TGAAGACTACGGTCAGCAGTTAGAAATTGTGTGTCTAATTGACCCGGGCTGCTTCAGAGAAATTGATGAGCtaataaaaaaggagacaaaaggcAAAGGTTCTTTGGAAGTACTCAACTTGAAAGATGTGGAAGAAGGAGATGAGAAATTTGAATAA